TTCCCAGTCCTCTGATCCGGATTGTTCCGTTGTCTTTTCCTGGTTGTCCTGAATTCTGACTAATAGTAACACCTGCAAATTTTCCCTGAATAGCTGATGAAACATTCGTTACCGGCCGATCTTCCAGATCTTTGGAAGATATAGCCTGCACTGCTCCGGTCAGATTTACTTTCTTCTGTTTTGCAAAACCTACAACTACAACCTCTTCCAATGCTTCATTTTCTGATACCAGCTGAACGGATACAGTCGTACCAACGACGTTAACTTCCTGAGGTTCATATCCCACACTTGAAAATGTCAGAACATCACCAACTTTAGCATCAATACTAAAATTTCCGGAGGCATCAGTCGATGTCGCTTTAGCACTTCCTTTGACAATTACGGTAACTCCACTTACCGGATTAGTACCATCTGTCACTTTTCCTCTGATTCCCTGTTGCAAATGTCTCGCATAGGAATAATTAATCTCACCCATACTTCCGGCCTTTACAATAAGAGCCGAAGAACCAGTTCCGGTTAGAAGTAAAGAAAGAAAAATCGGTTTGAAAGGAGCTTTAATTGAAAACTTCTTGATCATATTTTTTTAGTTTATTCTCATATCCACAAAACTTATATGTTTTAGAGTATGTGGTATGTATGTTTAGTTCCACAATAATAGGTCAATTGAAACTGTTAAGAAAGTGTTAACTAAACGAAAACGTTTGCGTAACATTTACACTAAGTATTTTTTAGCAAAAACTGCACAATATTATTTGCTAAAAAAACTCAAAACAGATTACATATCAGCGGATTATAAGATAATACACAAGAATGTTATTCTGTAACAATTAATTTTGAGAACTAATTATTACAGAATAAATTGTTAATTATATGTTTCGCAAAATATTATATGGCAATATTTTGCGAAACACCAGAACTAAACCCTTTTATTTTATATAGATCATTTGGTAAACAACGGAATAAAGAACATAAACCGTAAACATAGAAATCAATACTTCTGAAAACAAAAAAAGCCTCAGTTCGTAAACTGAAGCTTTAATGAGTAGCGGGGACCAGACTCGAACTGATGTCCGCCAGCTGGCGGATAAGAGCACGACAAGACTACCCGTTCAGTAAGCTCCGGATAAATAACCGACCCTGATAACTTTTTAACTCCTGCTCTCTCTTCAGTGCTTCGGATTTAGTGGCATATTCTTCTGTATACAGCAATTCCCAAGGCCGGTAACGGATTGTCCAACCCTTCGTCCCTAATTCATTATGCGAAAGCATACGACCTGGCAGGTCTGAAGTCACACCGATATAAATTTTGTTGTAAACAACGGAATAAAGAACATAAACCGTAAACATAGAAATCAATACTTCTGAAAACAAAAAAAGCCTCAGTTCGTAAACTGAAGCTTTAATGAGTAGCGGGGACCAGACTCGAACTGATGTCCGCCAGCTGGCGGATAAGAGCACGACAAGACTACCCGTTCAGTAAGCTCCGGATAAATAACCGACCCTGATAACTTTTCAATTCCTGCTCTCTCTTCAGCGCTTCGGATTTAGTGGCATATTCTTCTGTATACAATAATTCCCACGGCCGGTAACGGATTGTCCAACCCTTCGTCCCTAATTCATTATGCGAAAGCATACGACCTGGCAGGTCTGAAGTCACACCGATATAAATTTTGTTGTAAACAACGGAATAAAGAACATAAACCGTAAACATAGAAATCAATACTTCTGAAAACAAAAAAAGCCTCAGTTCGTAAACTGAAGCTTTAATGAGTAGCGGGGACCAGACTCGAACTGATGACCTTCGGGTTATGAGCCCGACGAGCTACCACTGCTCCACCCCGCAATATATCTTATTTCAAATTTAGTTAGCCCGAAGCTAACTCATTAAGTGAAGATCAGACTCAAACTGATGTCCGCCAGCTGGCGGATATGAGTCCTATGTTCTGAAGAACATTTCACCCCGCAATATGCGATTAATACTTTTGGGTTAGCCTTGCGCTAACCCTTTTTAGTAGCGGGAACCAGACTCGAACTGATGACCTTCGGGTTATGAGCCCGACGAGCTACCACTGCTCCATCCCGCAATATATTTTATTTCAAAATTGGGTTCTTATATTCAGAAACCAATATAACGTCCTTTTCTAATTGGAGTACAAAGATATATTTTGTTTCTTTGTATTCCTAATATAATTTAAAAAAAATGTCGCACAAAGCAGGTTTCGTAAGTATCATTGGTAAGCCCAACGCAGGTAAGTCTACGCTAATGAACGCTTTAGTAGGTGAAAAGATGTCAATCATCACACCAAAAGCTCAAACAACAAGACACCGGATAATTGGTATTGTCAACGATGAAAACCATCAAATTGTCTTTTCGGACACTCCCGGAGTCATCAAACCCAACTATTCCTTACAGGAATCTATGATGAATTTTGTTCAGGGATCATTAATTGATGCGGATATTATTCTTTTTGTTACGGACATCAACGAAAAATATGATGAAAATGATGTCATCGAAAAATTAAGAAAAACTTCTTCACCTGTTGCTGTTCTGATTAACAAAATAGATAAATCTACAGAGGAAGATGTAAAAGCAAAAATCGAGTTCTGGAAAGAAAAATTAAATCCGGACACAATATTCGCTATTTCAGCGCTGCACCAACACAATGTAGTCGCTATTATGGAATATATCAAAGAAAAACTTCCGGAACATGCTCCATACTATGAAAAGGATGAGCTGACAGACAAATCTATGCGTTTTTTCGTTTCAGAGATGATTCGTGAAAAAGTATTCAAACTATATGACAAGGAGATTCCTTACAGTACGGAGGTCATAATCACTTCCTATAAAGAAGAAGCAAAAATCACCAGAATTGCGGCCGAAATCATTGTGGAACGAGATTCTCAGAAGAATATCCTGATCGGAAAAGCCGGAGAAATGATCAAAAAAGTAGGTACATATGCTCGTCAGGACATAGAAGAATTTATCGGAGGCAAGGTCTTCCTGGAAATCTTTGTTAAAGTGATCCCGGATTGGAGAAGTAAGAAAAATTACCTGAAAAGATTCGGATATGACGACTAATTAGTTGTATCATCCTGAAAATATTCACGAAGTGCTTTTACCTGTTTCAGGTTAAGCACTTTTTTTAGTTCCTCATCACTGGACTCTTTGATTTTTTTGACCGATTTAAATGTTTTCAGCAACTTGTCCACAGAAGTCTTACCTACTCCCGGAATATTTTCCAGTTCGGAGACAAACGTTTTCCTGCTTCTCTGATTCCGGTGAAAAGTAATCCCAAAGCGATGCGCTTCGTCTCGCAAATGTTGAATAATTTTGAGTGTTTCTGATTTTTTATCCAAATAAAGCGGATACTGATCCCCTGGATAATATAACTCTTCCAGTCGTTTGGCTATACCAATAACTGTCACCTGTTTATCAATCCCCAAAAGCCTCAGGCTTTTCAATGCTGCGCCTAACTGTCCTTTACCACCATCAATAATAATCAACTGTGGCAATGGCTGATCTTCATCCAATAATCTTCTGTACCGTCTGAAAACGGCCTCCTCCATTGTTGCGAAATCATTTGGGCCTACGACAGTCTTCACATTAAAATGTCTGTAGTCTTTCTTGGAAGGCTTCGCATCCTTAAATACAACAATTGCGGACACGGGAAAATTTCCCTGTATATTGGAGTTATCAAAACATTCGATATGCTGAGGAAGAACATTCATACGAAGATCCTTTTGCATCTGAGTCAGAATACGCTCTGTTTTGAGATCCGGATTTAATCTTTCATAATGCAGTAAGCGTTCTTTTTTGAAATAAGCTACATTCTTGAGTGATAAGTCTAGCAATTTGCGTTTTTCACCTAATTTGGGCACCGTAAACTTAATATTATCATCTCCTTCGATATCCATGTCAAAAGGCACGATAATCTCTCTGGAGGCGCTCTTAAAACGATTTCTAATTTCCGGAATTGCCAGCGACAGCAGTTCGACGTCGGTTTCATCCAGACGACGCTTCATTTCTAAGGTCTGCGTCTGGATAATCACGCCGTTCATTACTTTCAGAAAGTTGACAAATGCATAATTCTGATCCGAAGCAATACTGAACACATCCACATTTGTAATAGAAGAATTGACGACCGTAGATTTACTTTGGTAATAATCCAGCTTATCCAGTTTGGACTTGAGCGCATGAGCCAGTTCAAAGTTGAGCGCACCAACCGCTGTATCGATCTGTTGTTTAAGACGATTCGTGACCACGGCAATCTTACCGTTCAGAATATCTTTGATATCATCCAGATTCTGATCATAATCCTCTTCCGACTGGTAACCTTCACATGGGCCTTTACAGTTGCCGATCTGATATTCCAGACAGACTTTGAATTTACCAGCACGAATATTATCGTTCGTGAGGGATAGGTTGCAGGTGCGTAACGGAAACAATTCTCTGATCACATCAAGGACTGTGTGCATCATCCCTACTGAGGCATACGGTCCAAAATAACGTGAACCATCTTTGATATATTTCCTTGTCCAGAAAACTCTGGGAAAACGCTCCTGTTTGATGACAATCCAGGGATAAGTCTTGTCATCCTTGAGCATCACATTATACTTAGGCTTATGCTTTTTTATCAGATTATTCTCCAATAGCCAGGCATCGATCTCTGTATCTACAATAGTAAAAGCAATACGATTAATTTTTCGTACAAGTACCCGCGTTTTACCACTCAGCTGATTATCATTGACAAAGTAAGATCCGACTCGATTACGTAGATCTTTTGCTTTACCGATATAGATAAGCTCATCCTGCTTATCAAAATATTGATAAACGCCCGGTTTATGCGGAATACGCTTTAATTCTTCTTTATAGTCAAATGAGCTCATTCAAAAAAATATGCCAACTATCAAATTTCGGAAAAATCTGACAGTTGGCATCGTATCTTATTTTAAATAATTAAAAACCTAACCGATCATCATCCAGATTTTCATCTGTAGCAGGTCCGGTACCATTAAACGGAGCATATTTACCGCAATCCAGTTCACGGGTCAGTCCTCCTGCTGGCAACGGAAAATCTTCTTTCGTATATTTCAGTTTACTGTCTCCGTAGACTTTTTGCATATAGTAAGCAAATACAGGCATAGCAGCACGCGCACCCTGACCTTCATTGGTACTGTAGAAACTGATACCTCTGTCTTCTGCTCCTGTCCATACCCCGGTCACTAATTGAGGAGTGACTCCGATAAACCAGGCATCTGAGTTATCATTCGTAGTACCTGTTTTACCTCCTATCGGATAGTTAAGTTTATAGAACCATTTGATACGGGTAGCGGTACCGCCGTCTACAACTCCTTTTAACATATCCACCATAATATATGCCGTTTCGCTGTTCAGCGCTTTAACAACTTTAGGAGCCTTTTCATATATCGTTGTCCCACTCTTATCTTCTATACGCATGATCATAGTCGGTTCTACCCATGTACCACTATTTACAAATGCGGAATATGCACCTACCATATCAAATACAGAGGCTTCATAAGCTCCCAGTGCAATAGAAGGATAGGAAGGAACTTTGGAGGTAATTCCCATTTTCTGAGTCAGATTCGCTACAGCACTTGCCCCTACTTCATTGATCAGATATGCCGTAGCATAGTTCTGCGAATAAGCCAGTGCTTTCTTAAGTGTAATGGGATTGCCACCCTGAACTGTTCCTCTTGGCGTCCAGTTGCCATACGTCTGTTGAAAATTCGGAACACTGTAGCATGGTGAATAGCCATTATCCACAGCGACTGCATAGGTAAACGGTTTTGCAGTGGAACCTACCTGACGGGTACCTAACTTAACCTGATCATATTTAAAGTGTTCAAAGTTAATTCCACCTACCCATGCTTTTATGTGACCTGTCTGGGGCTCCATAGACATCATTGCATTCCGGAGAAACAACTTGTTATACTTAATAGAATCCATAGGTGTCATAACTGTATCTACACTTCCTCTCCAGGTAAATACATTCATAGGAACCTTAGTATTGAATGCTTTTTTAATTTCTTCTTCAGAAGCACCCAGATCTTTCATCATACGATAACGATCCGAACGTTTCATACCGGATATCAGCAATTGCGCATTCTTCCCTGAGAAAGGTGTTCTTCCTTTCCATTGACGATCAAAAGCCCCTTGCAACTCTTTCATGGCTCTTTTCTGTGCCTCTTCGGCATATTGCTGCATGGTATAGTTAATCGTCGAATATATTTTCAATCCATCCCTGTCCAGGTCATAAGGTGTACCATCGGATTTGGTAATAGACAGACGGGCGAACTCTTTTTTGATCTCTTCTTTTAGTACAGCTCTGAAATATGGCGCAAGTCCCTCCCCATAATTGGAAATCTTCAACTGCAATCCAAGAGGCTTCGCTGCACTCTCCGTTTCTTCAGCCTTTGTAATAAAACTTTCATTGTACATATTATTCAGCACAACGTTACGACGTCCCAAAGCATTCTCCGGATATCTCACCGGCGAATATACTCCCGGTCCCTTTAGCATACCAACCAGTAATGCAGCCTGCTCAGCCGTCAATTTGTCCGGCGTAGTATTAAAGTAAGTACGTGCAGCTGATTTGATACCAAAAGTATTGTAAGCACCAAAATCCACGGTATTAAAATACATCGTAATGATTTCTTCTTTGGTATAATTACGCTCTAACCGAACTGCTGTAACCCATTCCTGAAACTTCTGGAAAATACGCTTGGAAAAGCTTTTTGCTCTGCCATCTGAAAACAGATTCAGAGCCAGCTGCTGCGTAATTGTACTACCGCCCTGCTTGTTTCCGGTCATCGTATGAAAGATAACCGTCATCGTACGCCAATAATCAATACCGGCATGTTTGTAGAAGCGCTTATCTTCTGTAGCGATCAAAGCCTGCACAAGAAAAGGAGACAACTCACTATACTTTACATTAGACCTGTTCTGAACATAGTATGTCCCCAATACTTTATTGTCCTCGGTCAACACCTCGGAAGCAAGATTACTTTTGGGATTCTCCAAATCCTGAAAAGAAGGCAATTTTCCAAATACACCTAACCTTACACTCAGGATAAACAAAAATCCAAAAGCTACACAAGCAATAATAATTGTCCAAAAATTGCGGGTATACTTCTTAATATCCTCTTCAGTGAGTTTACTGTTTTTTGATACTCTTCTCATACTAATATTTCAATAGCAGATCCTATTGTTCCGAATAAACTTTTTGATAATTTTTAATTTGAATACCATCAGTTAACGTGCCAATCGTCTCTTTTGTCGCTACAAAAGTATTATAAATTTCGAAAGGTATCTTCATAATATCCGGAATCAAAGGTGAAATTCTTGTTTCATAGGCTTTTACTTCCTCATAAGAATTGAACGGACCGACGAAAATCAATTGATTTTCACCATTGATATTTCTCAGAATATGTTCTATACGAGCCTGATTATATCTTGTCCTGTTAAACTGACCTATACCATATCGGCTTGGTGCCAGATTGACTGTTGCATTCTCCACGTTAATCACATAAAAGTAAACGCCTTTATCCGGCAACAATTGTTTGTCACGGTAATCATTTGGTCCCAGATCAATCTTTGCCTGTCCGGGTTTAACATCCAGTCCCTTTAATTCCACATTGGTATTAATCTCTCCGTTAACTCCAACCTTAGATTTTACCTCTCCCGAACTAAGTTCTGTGACGGCCACTTTTTCCTCCGGTTTTGGTTCCTCAGCCTTAGGTTCTTCCACAGGTTTTTTCTCTTCCACCTTTACTACAGGTTCTTCTTTCTTTTCCGGAATCTTCTTCTCCTCTACTTTGGCAACAACCTTTTCTTTAGGTTTTTCTTTCTCCGGCAATTTTTTGGTCGGTAATGCGACACCCGTACGATAATCGCCATCAATAGAAAGTGCAGGCCATTGGGTCATGGAAGGTTCATCCACAAAAGCTATGCGATCGCTTTTTATGTCCTGCAAGGCATTGACACGTGTATAGAACATATCCGGATTCTTATTCACAAACGAAATATTCTCTTTTGCCAAAGGAGTAACCAGACTGTCATTCGGAAAGTCTGTTACAATTTTTGACAAAGACTTCACAAAGTCATCCACACGTCCTACACGACCAACAGCCAGGGACTGTAAATAACGGAGTTGTGCTACAATACTTTGTTTATCTTCTGTATTCTGCAATTCCTGATCCACCTGCTGTATAACAGCTACATGGTCTCCATTCGCATACAGATCAAAGATCCGGGCGTACGCTTTATCAAGCGTTTCCTTATCACGTTTTACTTTATCCAGATAATACGGATCCTGTGCAACATGTGCATGTATGGTATTCGGGAATAAAGTAATGAGTTTATTTTTATAAGCCAAAGATTTCGTTTTGTCTATTCCTTCATACATACGGTATAAGGAGAAGTACACTTCTGCTGCCGCCGGAGTATTCGGATAGCGATCGAGGAAATTTTCATAGGCTTTGATAGCTTCTGTAGGATCTTTTGTATAATCTCTGTAAATATTACCTATTTTGATCAGATCATCATGAACAATCTGATGTATGGAATCGTAAGCTACCTGATTTTTGGGGATAGCCTTTTCATACCTGTTTTTAACATTATTCACCCAGATTTCCCGGTCAAATTCAGGTTCTTTCTTATCTTTCTTACGCTCCGACACTATTGTATCTGCTTCTGCTTTCTGCGTTCTGCTTGCCAGATCTAATGCCGAAGACTGACTATATCTCCAGTTATCTGAAAGCGGACGGCTGCCCCAGCGTCTTTTAAATTCAGAATTACCCAACAGCATGGCATCCTGATTGTTAAAATAGAACTTACCGTCTGAATAGGAATCTTTATTCACCTGATAGTCGTTCAGATTTGTCCTTCTGAATTGACTTTCTCCACCTTTCTTTCCCTTTTTAGCGTCCTTCTTTTGCAGTTCCAGTTCTAACAGTTTGTCATTTAAACTTTTCGATGCATATTCATCCAGCTTTTGTTGCAGATCAGCATCATTCAGAGCTGCCAGTCCGAGAAGCGTATCCTGCCAGGCGACTTCCTCATATACCTGAGTCAGATCTTTCATATAGATGAGTTTTCTTCTTAACTGATCTATATTGGTGTAGTCATTTGGCAGCACTGTAGCCACACTATCGTAATAGTTTTGCGCTATCCGGTATTGTTTTTTGTCAAAAGCCTGATCAGCCATGGTCAGATAGGTCTCCGTTGTCTGATACTGACTTGGGTGAAGCTGGCGTAAGGATAATTTGTAATACGCTAAAGCCTCTTCTTCTTTCCCTTCGGCATAGTACATATTACCGATCTCATAATAAATCTGATCTTTATAATCTTCGTTCTTACCATCTCTCAACATTCGTTTCAATGGTTTCACACGATCTTCAAACTTCATTCCCTTTTCACCCTGTAAGAAAGCAGCCTGTAGATCTGCCTCAAAAGCCATATCATAGGAGACATTGCTTCGTGCGATCTTAGAGAAATACTGATAAGCCTTCTCTTTTTCACCTTTCTGTTTATACAGTTGTGCTAATAGAAATTTCCATCTTAAACGGTCTACCTTACTTTTAGCAGATTCTGAAGCCAGTTCCAGATAAGGGATTGCTTCTATAGATTTGTTAGTTCTGACTAATAAATTAGCTTTGGCCGCATTGACCAGAGACCGGGTAGATTCATTGTCATCCAAAAACATAAAGGCAGAATCCACCGCAGCAACCGCTTGTTCTACTTTCCCTATCTGAAGCAGTGACCTGGATTTCCATGCGTACGCAATCGGTCTGTATTCAGGCTGTTTTGCTGAGTTCTTTTTCAGATATTCAAAATATTCAGTAGCGGTATAATACGATCCCTTCATGTAGTTTGCCCGGCCAACGATCAGATAAGCTTCATTGACATACTTACTTTCTTGTTTTGAATTGATGATTTTGTAGGCCTTCTGAACCAAAGAGTCCATTAACTGATGCGGATCACCCTCTGCTGTAGGTTCATCAAAAACAGTAAGATTAATCTGATAATTTTCCTTTTTGAGCCGTGCGATAGCTTTCTGTTCATCAGCCATCATACGTTTGGCATTATACAGAATGTTATATTTTGAGGTAAAATTCTCAACTTTATTATATTGAGGCTCTTCCACATCTTTTCCATTCCGGTTATTTCTTCTTTGTCCGGACTTACAGGCATATAAGAAAACACTGCACAGCAGCACGGCAAAAACTGGTCGAACGTAGGATTTCAAAATGAAGTTTTTTTTGTTGATTATCATTTAGCTACCTAAAAATATGGTTACTTTAAATTACAGAAAACACACGGATGCTATATTTAGCAAAAATATTAATATTTCCTCACTTTAAGCTCTTTACTTTTTGATAAATCTAAAAATTAAATTTTTAGTAGAAATATTAAGGAAACAAGGGATACAAATCTCGCTTATCCACATCCGGTAAAAGAAGTCATATCCGTTTATTATTCCTGATCTTTTATGAATAATAACTGATTATTCCGTAAGAAGATTACAAGCCTTTTCCCTTAAGGTAGAACATTAAAATTGATTTTGTTAATCTAATAAAAATACTACCTTTATTCTGATAATCATATGCAGAAACAAAAAAAATCAGGCCTTCTTTTTATATTCATTACCGTCGCCATTGACGTTATTGGTCTTGGAATTATTATTCCGGTATTACCTACACTTATCAAAGAACTGACTGGAGGAACATTGAGTGAGGCGTCAGAATATGGTGGCTGGCTCATGTTCAGTTATGCTATTACTCAATTTGTATTTGCCTCCGTACTTGGAAATTTAAGTGACCGTTTCGGGAGACGTCCTGTTCTGCTGTTATCGCTTTTGGGGTTCTGCATCAATTACCTGCTGATGGGATTTGCTACATCTATTTTATGGCTTTTTATCGGTCGTTTTGTAGCTGGGATTACCGGTGCAAGCATGACTGTAGCTGCGGCATATACAGCAGACATCAGCACCCCTGATAAAAAAGCACAGAACTTTGGATTACTGAGTGCTGCATTCGGTATCGGATTTATCATTGGTCCTGTACTAGGCGGATTATTGGGACATTACGGCCCCAGAGTTCCCTTCTTTGCTGCCGGAGCGATTAGTTTTATAAATTTTGTATACGGATACTTTATGGTGCCGGAATCTTTAAAACCCGAAAACAGAAGAGCTTTTCAATGGAAAAATGCCAATCCTGTGGGTGCATTTCGATATATCGCCAAGTATCCGCAGATCAAACCTCTTATCATCTGTATATTTCTGATCAATGTTGCTGCACATGCTGTACAGAGTACCTGGTCATACTATACAATGGAAAGATACGCCTGGAATGAGCGTATGGTAGGTATATCTATGGGTTTTATTGGTGTACTTCTCGCGATCGTACAGGCTGGTTTATTGCGGATTATTATTCCTAAACTCGGTCTTCCCAAAAGTATTGTCATCGGATTGAGTCTGTATGTCATATCCTTTCCGCTTATGGCTTTTTCATATGAACCCTGGATGTTGTTTGCGGCAAGTGTACCTTTCGTATTTGCAGGTATCGCCGGACCCGCAATGCAGAGTTTTATATCCAATCATACGCCCAATAATGAACAGGGACAGATTCAGGGCGGGATTACCAGTATTGTCAGCCTTACAGCTATCTTTGGCCCCCCATTGATGAGCAATATATTTGCATTTTTCACCAACCATAAACATAACGTTTATTTTCCCGGCGCCCCCTTCCTAATGGCTTCTGTACTCTCGTTAATAGCGGTAAGCATTACGGCTCTCTATTTTAACAGAAAAGAAGAGCCGGCAACAGAATCTTAAAACAGAAATCCATTGCCGGCTTAGTATGTGAAGATACAGATCCGTATACCTTATTTTTGAATCAGACATACAGCATAGGCTACTACACCTTCCTGCCTGCCTACAAAACCCATCGTCTCATTGGTCGTCGCTTTGATAGAAATATCTTCTTCATCTATTCCTGCAGCTTCAGCTATCTTTTGCTTCATTTCCGGAATATAAGGTTTGATTTTGGGCGCTTCCAGACACAACATTGCATCTATATTTCCCAGTGTCCACCCCTTTTCCTTAATAAGTGCAATACATTGCTGCAGTAAGACCAGACTGGATATACCTTTCCAACGGTCGTCTGTATTAGGAAAATGATATCCTATATCTTCCAGATTTGCAGCACCTAATATTGCATCACAAATTGCATGTACCAATACATCTGCATCAGAGTGTCCGAATGCTCCCGAATGATGTTCTAATGTGACACCTCCCATAACAAAAGGGTGCCCTTCTTTTAATTGGTGTACATCGAAACCAAAACCAACTTTCATTTTCATATCTTGACGAAAATACAAGAAGCTTTGTGAATTAGGAAACCTATTTAGGAATATTTATTACAAAGAACAACTGCTACGAAAACAGTATCTTAGGTGTAAAATCTCCTATGGTAGTTAAAAAGCTACGAATCAATCTATTTGTCTATAACTTTTAAAAAAAATATTTACTACTTTTGACAGACATATATATGAACACATATACCTTAATAATGAACGTTTCAAATTTTAGTCTGTCAAAACTTTTATTTATCGTGGCCGGAGTAGTTCTGATCTCTTCCTGCAGTTCAAATAAGGGTAAGAAAGACGTCTCTTCCAAGACCGGTGTTGCGTACAACGATCCATATAACGGAGGGCTTCATATCAACCGAAAGGTACAGGAATCTCCCGGCCCGGGATTAGTGGCAATTGAGGGTGGTACATTTGTTATGGGAGGCAGTCTGAATGAAGATCTTGCCTACTCACATGACAATTTAAAAAGGCGTGTTACAGTTGCATCTTTCTACATGGATGAGACTGAAGTATCTAATGCTGACTGGCTTGAATATCTGCACTGGATTGCACAGAGTTTTCCGGAAGACGGTGAAATGTATTACAATGCACTGCCGGACTCATTGGTTTGGAGAAATCCGCTTTCCTATAATGAACCATATGTCAATCTTTATCTGAGACATCCTGCATTTCAGGACTATCCTGTGGTAGGTGTATCCTGGGATCAGGCAAATGACTATTGTACCTGGAGAACAGACCGTGTGAATGAAAATATTTTACGTCAGGGCGGTATACTGGTCGATTATGAGAAAAACTCCCAAAATCAGAATGCAGGCGGAAAATTCAATACGGATATGTACCTCAACGGACAGCTGAAGGGAGAAGGTTACGACGGACAGAATATGCCTGCCGATGCCCGTCCGGGTGCTGCAGCTGGAGCAAAACGTACTGTACGTATGGAAGACGGTATCTTGAAACAACCTTATCGTCTGCCTACAGAAGCAGAATGGGAATATGCAGCATTGGGTCTGATCGGAAATACCGAAGAAGGAAATATCAATACAAGCAAAATATACCCTTGGAACGGACTTGGTGTACGCTCGGATAA
The Sphingobacterium spiritivorum genome window above contains:
- the uvrC gene encoding excinuclease ABC subunit UvrC, encoding MSSFDYKEELKRIPHKPGVYQYFDKQDELIYIGKAKDLRNRVGSYFVNDNQLSGKTRVLVRKINRIAFTIVDTEIDAWLLENNLIKKHKPKYNVMLKDDKTYPWIVIKQERFPRVFWTRKYIKDGSRYFGPYASVGMMHTVLDVIRELFPLRTCNLSLTNDNIRAGKFKVCLEYQIGNCKGPCEGYQSEEDYDQNLDDIKDILNGKIAVVTNRLKQQIDTAVGALNFELAHALKSKLDKLDYYQSKSTVVNSSITNVDVFSIASDQNYAFVNFLKVMNGVIIQTQTLEMKRRLDETDVELLSLAIPEIRNRFKSASREIIVPFDMDIEGDDNIKFTVPKLGEKRKLLDLSLKNVAYFKKERLLHYERLNPDLKTERILTQMQKDLRMNVLPQHIECFDNSNIQGNFPVSAIVVFKDAKPSKKDYRHFNVKTVVGPNDFATMEEAVFRRYRRLLDEDQPLPQLIIIDGGKGQLGAALKSLRLLGIDKQVTVIGIAKRLEELYYPGDQYPLYLDKKSETLKIIQHLRDEAHRFGITFHRNQRSRKTFVSELENIPGVGKTSVDKLLKTFKSVKKIKESSDEELKKVLNLKQVKALREYFQDDTTN
- a CDS encoding GIY-YIG nuclease family protein; translation: MFTVYVLYSVVYNKIYIGVTSDLPGRMLSHNELGTKGWTIRYRPWELLYTEEYATKSEALKREQELKSYQGRLFIRSLLNG
- a CDS encoding penicillin-binding protein 1A: MRRVSKNSKLTEEDIKKYTRNFWTIIIACVAFGFLFILSVRLGVFGKLPSFQDLENPKSNLASEVLTEDNKVLGTYYVQNRSNVKYSELSPFLVQALIATEDKRFYKHAGIDYWRTMTVIFHTMTGNKQGGSTITQQLALNLFSDGRAKSFSKRIFQKFQEWVTAVRLERNYTKEEIITMYFNTVDFGAYNTFGIKSAARTYFNTTPDKLTAEQAALLVGMLKGPGVYSPVRYPENALGRRNVVLNNMYNESFITKAEETESAAKPLGLQLKISNYGEGLAPYFRAVLKEEIKKEFARLSITKSDGTPYDLDRDGLKIYSTINYTMQQYAEEAQKRAMKELQGAFDRQWKGRTPFSGKNAQLLISGMKRSDRYRMMKDLGASEEEIKKAFNTKVPMNVFTWRGSVDTVMTPMDSIKYNKLFLRNAMMSMEPQTGHIKAWVGGINFEHFKYDQVKLGTRQVGSTAKPFTYAVAVDNGYSPCYSVPNFQQTYGNWTPRGTVQGGNPITLKKALAYSQNYATAYLINEVGASAVANLTQKMGITSKVPSYPSIALGAYEASVFDMVGAYSAFVNSGTWVEPTMIMRIEDKSGTTIYEKAPKVVKALNSETAYIMVDMLKGVVDGGTATRIKWFYKLNYPIGGKTGTTNDNSDAWFIGVTPQLVTGVWTGAEDRGISFYSTNEGQGARAAMPVFAYYMQKVYGDSKLKYTKEDFPLPAGGLTRELDCGKYAPFNGTGPATDENLDDDRLGF
- a CDS encoding GIY-YIG nuclease family protein; translation: MFTVYVLYSVVYNKIYIGVTSDLPGRMLSHNELGTKGWTIRYRPWELLYTEEYATKSEALKREQELKSYQGRLFIRSLLNG
- the era gene encoding GTPase Era, with the protein product MSHKAGFVSIIGKPNAGKSTLMNALVGEKMSIITPKAQTTRHRIIGIVNDENHQIVFSDTPGVIKPNYSLQESMMNFVQGSLIDADIILFVTDINEKYDENDVIEKLRKTSSPVAVLINKIDKSTEEDVKAKIEFWKEKLNPDTIFAISALHQHNVVAIMEYIKEKLPEHAPYYEKDELTDKSMRFFVSEMIREKVFKLYDKEIPYSTEVIITSYKEEAKITRIAAEIIVERDSQKNILIGKAGEMIKKVGTYARQDIEEFIGGKVFLEIFVKVIPDWRSKKNYLKRFGYDD